From a region of the Phycisphaerae bacterium genome:
- a CDS encoding twin-arginine translocation signal domain-containing protein: MKDQPTRRDVLGHAVRGAALVGVGGIVAYLSRKAVAEGAWGLDPEKCINSRLGAVGVPACELCSTTCVLPLSAVRAVNDHAKCGRCYICPAYFEIKSAVNTQGLPSQKLCPRDAIKREAIGDIDPTDPANNYYEYVIDEQLCNGCGKCVMGCKEPAGLSSIRLEVRHNLCVDCNRCSIAIACPDEAYQRVPVKS, from the coding sequence ATGAAGGACCAGCCGACGCGGCGCGACGTGCTTGGACACGCCGTCCGTGGCGCTGCCCTGGTGGGCGTCGGCGGTATCGTCGCCTACCTGAGCCGCAAGGCCGTCGCGGAGGGCGCGTGGGGGCTCGATCCCGAGAAGTGCATCAACAGCCGGCTCGGCGCGGTCGGCGTGCCGGCGTGCGAACTCTGCTCCACGACGTGTGTCCTGCCGCTGTCGGCCGTCCGCGCCGTCAACGACCACGCGAAATGCGGCCGCTGCTACATCTGCCCCGCGTACTTCGAGATCAAGAGCGCCGTGAACACGCAGGGCCTGCCCAGTCAGAAGCTCTGCCCGCGCGACGCGATCAAGCGCGAGGCCATCGGCGACATTGATCCGACGGACCCGGCGAACAATTACTACGAATACGTGATCGATGAGCAGCTCTGCAACGGCTGTGGCAAGTGCGTGATGGGCTGCAAGGAACCGGCTGGCCTCAGCTCGATCCGCCTCGAAGTGCGCCACAACTTGTGTGTGGACTGCAACCGCTGCTCGATCGCCATCGCCTGCCCGGATGAAGCATACCAGCGCGTCCCGGTGAAGTCGTGA